Proteins found in one Macrobrachium nipponense isolate FS-2020 chromosome 4, ASM1510439v2, whole genome shotgun sequence genomic segment:
- the LOC135211686 gene encoding uncharacterized protein LOC135211686: MRSDVTGRQVLVRRRKMMKVWLFPVVIWTLNVEPSGGQTGCQDINFFCGNWGDSGLCTSQRQFMQEQCPKTCGSCSIPQVLFPSSFTSSIANPDFGHSLCCRNDQTNCKTTYRETNAASSNT, encoded by the exons ATGAGAAGTGACGTAACAGGTCGCCAAGTTcttgtaagaagaagaaaaat GATGAAGGTTTGGTTGTTTCCGGTTGTGATTTGGACCTTGAACGTTGAGCCATCTGGCGGACAGACAG GATGCCAAGACATCAACTTCTTCTGCGGCAACTGGGGGGACAGTGGTCTCTGTACCTCCCAGAGGCAGTTCATGCAGGAACAGTGCCCGAAGACCTGTGGCTCCTGCAGCATCCCCCAAGTCCTGTTCCCGAGTTCTTTCACTTCTTCGATCGCGAATCCGGACTTCG GGCATAGTCTTTGTTGTAGAAACGACCAGACCAACTGTAAGACCACCTATCGTGAGACCAACGCAGCCTCCAGTAATACCTAG
- the LOC135211455 gene encoding CLIP domain-containing serine protease B4-like, with translation MGTERYRIRLGELDISQTGESNSRPQDVDIEKIFIHPHNTGFRYNDIALLRTSQKIRFSPLVFPLCILEKSIDVTGAPLTVAGFGLVNGTYRSPVLQAAELEGMNDFLCQERYKSLGHDLALRNRYPDLLVGRGILCASARGRSACQGDSGGPLTLRARDGKQYLVGLVSIGASCLSNNLSILPGLYTDVAFHLDWINQVVYGS, from the exons ATGGGGACAGAGAG ATACAGAATCAGACTGGGAGAATTAGACATTTCTCAGACAGGCGAATCCAACTCTCGACCTCAGGATGTAGAcattgaaaaaatattcattcatcC GCACAACACCGGCTTTCGCTACAACGACATAGCTCTACTGAGAACATCCCAGAAGATCAGATTTTCGCCGCTGGTCTTCCCGCTTTGCATCCTGGAAAAGTCTATAGACGTCACTGGAGCGCCCCTGACTGTGGCTGGATTCGGTCTTGTTAATGGAA CTTACCGCTCTCCCGTGCTACAAGCAGCCGAATTGGAGGGCATGAATGACTTCCTCTGTCAGGAAAGATACAAGAGCTTAGGTCACGACCTTGCCCTGAGGAATCGATACCCTGACCTGCTAGTTGGCAGGGGCATTCTCTGCGCAAGCGCCCGTGGGAGGTCCGCGTGTCAG GGCGACTCAGGAGGGCCGCTGACGCTTCGCGCCAGGGACGGGAAGCAGTACCTCGTCGGGTTGGTGAGTATAGGGGCTTCCTGTCTGAGCAACAACCTCTCCATCCTGCCCGGCCTGTACACAGACGTCGCCTTCCACCTCGACTGGATCAACCAGGTTGTTTATGGGTCCTAG